In Patescibacteria group bacterium, the genomic window TAATTTGTTCAAATAATAAAAAAATAGCCTACACACTCAAAAAAAGTAAGAGAGCCAAAAAAATGAGGTTATCTGTTAAGCTTGATGGTTCGGTGGTGATAGTTATACCTCATAGATTTAAAGAAAAAAAGGCGGAAAAGTTTATCAAAGAAAAAAGTGATTGGGTTATTTCAAAAAAAGAATTGGTTAAACAATTCAAGGGAAACACAATTTGTCGTTACACTAAAAAAGATTATTTAAGGCATAAAGATCGGGCCCACAAACTGGTTGGTATTCGGGTTGATTATTTTGATAAATTATATAATTTTAATTATCAAAAAATTACCATTAGAAACCAAAAAACCCGGTGGGGGAGTTGCTCCAAAAAAGGGAACTTGAGTTTTAATTATAAAATTATATTTTTGCCCCCACGATACTTAGATTATATTATTTACCACGAACTCTGTCATCTCAAAGAATTTAATCACTCTCTTAAATTTTGGCATTTAGTAGAAACGGTTTTCCCGGATTATAAAGCCATAAAAAAAGCATTAAAGAAATACCACTTAAGTTTGGGTTAAGTATATTCTAATTTTTTTTGTAATAAAAAAAAGAGGTATTTATTAGGATTACTTTAGGTGGCTTTTAAAAGCTTCTTTTTTTGTTTTAATGCTAATAGGTTATGGTTATAGCAGCTGGTAAGGTTAAAAGGTTTAGGCTTAGAATAAAACCCATTGACTCAGCCTAGTAACCAAACTAGCAGCTCGGGGCAGGCAGAGTGAAGAAATCCTTATTTAAAAATATACTAATATATTTTTTTAAAATTATATTTTTTGATATTGACGAAAACCGTTAGTTATGATAAAAAGAAAGACTATTGTACCTTGTAAATTTGTTTTTTAAAAAAGGAGGATTGAAATGGCAGCTCTTTATAATTTATGGTGGGTCCACTTTCTCTTGGCCGCGGGTATTATTATATTTATTTATGATGAATCAGGAATTACGTATAATCTCAAATTTTTTATAGCTCTTATAATCGGATTCATTATAGAAATATTTGGCATCATAAGTTTTTTGTCTGTTGTTACTATTAGTGAGTTTCTTATGAGAAGAATTTATTCGGCGTTCATATTACTGGCTATAGCTGGTTATTTATATCTACTTATAAATTATCTTAAATTATTCATAGATGTGAAGGTTCATAAAGAAGTGAATAGGAGAATTAGTCCAAAGACCCAAAATTTATGTTTGTATCTCACAATAATAGGCCTCGCTGTTCTCTTAGTTATTGGCTGAAAAAAAGAACATTTAATAAAGCAGGTAAAAGATAATTAGCCTGCTTTTTTTTATTTAAGGCTAATAGGTTTTAGTCGTAGCGGCGGGTCAGGTTTTTGGTTGTTAGATTTAGAATGAAAAAACCAAACGAGGCAAACAACCTGGCGCCGGATTTATCCGGCGAGAAATTCTTGACCAAAAATAATAATTATGATAAAAAGAAAGACTATTGTTCCTTGTAAATTGTTTTTTAAAAAGGAGGACCAAATTGG contains:
- a CDS encoding M48 family metallopeptidase, translated to MPEIICSNNKKIAYTLKKSKRAKKMRLSVKLDGSVVIVIPHRFKEKKAEKFIKEKSDWVISKKELVKQFKGNTICRYTKKDYLRHKDRAHKLVGIRVDYFDKLYNFNYQKITIRNQKTRWGSCSKKGNLSFNYKIIFLPPRYLDYIIYHELCHLKEFNHSLKFWHLVETVFPDYKAIKKALKKYHLSLG